Proteins from a single region of Oryza brachyantha chromosome 6, ObraRS2, whole genome shotgun sequence:
- the LOC102711898 gene encoding xyloglucan galactosyltransferase XLT2-like: MPPESPTSPAKPSPSPPGSPPTNAAAPSPVSALLRATVLFVAFLVLQLVLFKSLLRFPSSRFLPAPRRSNSTWANGAVDDADECRAGLIYVYDLPPEFNHDLVAHCERLWPWYSFCPYLSNGGLGRPAAEVPALSAVVPNASLPNWYNTDQFPLEVIVHRRLLSHRCRTIDPSLATAFYVPFYAGLDVGSHLWGPNSTVADRDRAGTRLLRWLRRQPYFRKSGGWDHFITLGRITWDFRRYGAGGWGTNFVLMPGMENVTRLVIEGDRLDPMDVGVPYPTAFHPRAAADVRAWQRHVLSLERATLFGFAGAPRSGFRDDFRDVLLEECEDAGGAYCRAVDCRGTRCNDNGAAVLELFLDSRFCLQPRGDSFTRRSMFDCMVAGAVPVLFWRRTAYDAYRWFLPPAAGSSGGGEEEEAEWSVFIDRQALRVGNVSVRDVLEGYSERRVRRMRERVVEMIPRLVYGSSSDGRGLGDGMDDALDVALSGVLRRSRRRRRSAAHEERPPGRGSSKPTAPLSSNGKNGPAVGRRPPRDRPTLPASAYIKTVLSEASASTSKNLQLS, translated from the exons ATGCCGCCGGAGTCACCGACATCGCCGGCCAAGCcgtccccctcgccgccgggatCGCCGCCGACCAATGCCGCGGCGCCGTCCCCGGTGTCGGCGTTGCTGCGAGCGACCGTGCTGTTCGTCGCCTTCTTGGTTCTCCAGCTCGTGCTCTTCAAGTCCCTCCTCCGGTTCCCTAGCTCCCGCTTcttgccggcgccgcgccgcagcAACAGCACCTGGGCCAAtggcgccgtcgacgacgccgacgagtgCAGGGCCGGGCTGATCTACGTCTATGACCTCCCGCCGGAGTTCAACCACGACCTCGTCGCCCACTGCGAGCGCCTGTGGCCGTGGTACTCCTTCTGCCCGTACCTCTCCAacggcggcctcggccggccggccgccgaggTACCTGCTCTCTCCGCCGTCGTGCCGAACGCGTCGCTGCCCAACTGGTACAACACCGACCAGTTCCCGCTGGAGGTCATCGTCCACCGCCGGCTGCTGTCACACCGGTGCCGCACCATCGACCCGTCGCTCGCCACCGCGTTCTACGTGCCGTTCTACGCCGGCCTCGACGTCGGCAGCCATCTCTGGGGCCCGAACTCCACCGTCGCCGACCGCGACCGCGCCGGCACACGGCTGCTCCGGTGGCTGAGGAGGCAGCCGTACTTCAGGAAGTCCGGCGGGTGGGACCACTTCATCACGCTCGGGCGGATCACGTGGGACTTCCGCCGgtacggcgccggcgggtggGGCACCAACTTCGTGCTCATGCCGGGGATGGAGAACGTCACCCGCCTCGTCATCGAGGGCGACCGGCTGGACCCGATGGACGTCGGGGTCCCCTACCCGACGGCGTTccacccgcgcgccgccgccgacgtccgcGCGTGGCAGCGGCACGTGCTGTCCCTGGAGCGCGCCACGCTGTTCGGGttcgccggcgcgccgcggtCGGGGTTCCGCGACGACTTCAGGGACGTGCTGCTGGAGGAGTGCGAGGACGCCGGGGGCGCCTACTGCCGCGCCGTGGACTGCCGGGGCACGCGGTGCAACGAcaacggcgcggcggtgctggAGCTTTTCCTCGACTCCCGATTCTGCCTGCAGCCGCGCGGGGACAGCTTCACCCGGCGGTCCATGTTCGACTGCATGGTGGCCGGCGCCGTGCCGGTGCTGTTCTGGCGGAGGACGGCGTACGACGCGTACCGGTGGTTCctgccaccggcggcggggtcatcgggcggcggcgaggaggaggaggcggagtgGTCGGTGTTCATCGACCGGCAGGCGCTGCGGGTGGGGAACGTGAGCGTGCGGGACGTGCTGGAAGGGTACAGCGAGCGGCGGGTGCGGCGGATGCGGGAGCGCGTGGTGGAGATGATACCGAGGCTGGTGTACGGCTCGTCGTCCGACGGGCGCGGCCTCGGCGACGGCATGGACGACGCGCTGGATGTCGCTCTCAGCGGCGTCCTCAGGCGGtcccgtcggcgccggcggagcgcCGCGCATGAAG AGCGTCCACCCGGGCGCGGCAGCAGCAAACCGACGGCACCTCTATCTTCCAACGGGAAAAACGGACCGGCGGTTGGCCGGCGTCCACCGCGGGACAGACCAACGCTGCCGGCCTCGGCGTACATCAAAACCGTCCTCTCAGAAGCATCGGCATCAACAAGCAAAAACTTGCAACTATCTTGA
- the LOC107304418 gene encoding protein IQ-DOMAIN 1-like isoform X2 has translation MGKKPGGAGWLATVRKVFKPGPSKDLRLAKKRGGDEQVVGDAVEILSVDHFPGAETSPEVTTNEGGGSVVFGRDIERLHVDRDEAAEGARRGRRAMAASRAARNAAARERAAGREERAAVRIQAFYRGYLARRALRALRGLVRLQALVRGHQVRRQVHLTMRCMQALVRAQARVRAHRLTSHVALRTHEDDHGEPAEVGRARRNSHHVAGGGAGGYAYACPPPPSEGAWDAVPLPRAEGRRWHDDAALRRELAPPYAYGYQEQVPREVRDERRVGWQWLEHCMAGVQRPRHVPEDHQSDQLQHVAAAETSYVTAAATDGVSEKTVEMDAGRKQSPAKDLYPVRPPAAVPGYMAATQSARAKARMAPASAPVVVAPRAQAHSRSRSSSLALAGASTATSGWSTNNNGSGGGGRTAQHRAGYSPESSCSGDRTPPPPPLGSRGRAAYA, from the exons ATGGGCAAGaagcccggcggcgccggctggcTGGCCACCGTCAGGAAGGTCTTCAAGCCCGGCCCCTCCAAGGACCTGCGCCTCGCCAAGAAG AGGGGAGGAGACGAGCAGGTTGTCGGCGATGCGGTGGAGATACTCTCTGTGGACCACTTCCCTGGCGCCGAGACGTCGCCGGAGGTGACGACGAACGAAGGCGGCGGCTCCGTCGTCTTCGGCAGGGATATTGAGCGGCTGCACGTCGACCGtgacgaggcggcggagggtgcCAGGAGGGGTCGCCgcgccatggcggcgtcgAGGGCGGCGAGGAACGCGGCCGCGCGCGAGAGGGCGGCCGGCAGGGAggagcgcgccgccgtgcgcaTCCAAGCGTTCTACAGAGGATACTTG GCGAGGAGAGCCCTGCGCGCGCTACGTGGACTGGTGCGGCTGCAGGCGCTAGTCCGCGGCCACCAGGTGCGTCGACAGGTCCACCTCACCATGCGCTGCATGCAGGCGCTGGTTCGTGCGCAGGCCCGCGTCCGCGCCCACCGCCTCACTTCCCACGTCGCACTCCGAACCCACGAGGACGACCACGGCGAGCCGGCGGAGGTGGGACGTGCCAGGAGGAACAGCCaccacgtcgccggcggcggcgccggtggatACGCCTACGcgtgccctcctcctccgtcggaGGGAGCGTGGGACGCCGTCCCACTCCCGCGCGCCGAAGGCCGGCGATGGCACGACGACGCGGCGCTCAGGCGCGAGCTGGCCCCGCCCTACGCGTACGGTTACCAGGAACAG GTGCCGCGCGAGGTGCGAGACGAGCGCCGAGTCGGCTGGCAGTGGCTGGAGCACTGCATGGCCGGCGTGCAGCGGCCGCGCCACGTGCCGGAGGATCACCAGAGCGACCAGCTgcagcacgtcgccgccgcggagacGTCCTacgtgacggcggcggccacggacGGGGTGTCGGAGAAGACCGTGGAGATGGACGCGGGGAGGAAGCAGAGCCCCGCCAAGGACCTGTACCCGGTGCGCCCTCCGGCGGCTGTCCCGGGGTACATGGCGGCGACGCAGTCCGCGCGCGCCAAGGCCCGCATGGCGCCGGCGTCCGCCCCTGTCGTCGTCGCTCCGAGGGCGCAGGCGCACTCCCGGAGCCGGTCCAGCTCACTGGCGCTCGCCGGGGCCTCGACCGCCACCTCGGGCTGGAGCACGAACAAcaatggcagcggcggcggcggacgaacGGCTCAGCACAGAGCTGGGTATAGCCCGGAGTCGAGCTGCAGCGGCgaccggacgccgccgccgccgccgctgggcaGCCGGGGCAGAGCTGCTTATGCTTGA
- the LOC107304418 gene encoding protein IQ-DOMAIN 1-like isoform X1 → MGKKPGGAGWLATVRKVFKPGPSKDLRLAKKQRGGDEQVVGDAVEILSVDHFPGAETSPEVTTNEGGGSVVFGRDIERLHVDRDEAAEGARRGRRAMAASRAARNAAARERAAGREERAAVRIQAFYRGYLARRALRALRGLVRLQALVRGHQVRRQVHLTMRCMQALVRAQARVRAHRLTSHVALRTHEDDHGEPAEVGRARRNSHHVAGGGAGGYAYACPPPPSEGAWDAVPLPRAEGRRWHDDAALRRELAPPYAYGYQEQVPREVRDERRVGWQWLEHCMAGVQRPRHVPEDHQSDQLQHVAAAETSYVTAAATDGVSEKTVEMDAGRKQSPAKDLYPVRPPAAVPGYMAATQSARAKARMAPASAPVVVAPRAQAHSRSRSSSLALAGASTATSGWSTNNNGSGGGGRTAQHRAGYSPESSCSGDRTPPPPPLGSRGRAAYA, encoded by the exons ATGGGCAAGaagcccggcggcgccggctggcTGGCCACCGTCAGGAAGGTCTTCAAGCCCGGCCCCTCCAAGGACCTGCGCCTCGCCAAGAAG CAGAGGGGAGGAGACGAGCAGGTTGTCGGCGATGCGGTGGAGATACTCTCTGTGGACCACTTCCCTGGCGCCGAGACGTCGCCGGAGGTGACGACGAACGAAGGCGGCGGCTCCGTCGTCTTCGGCAGGGATATTGAGCGGCTGCACGTCGACCGtgacgaggcggcggagggtgcCAGGAGGGGTCGCCgcgccatggcggcgtcgAGGGCGGCGAGGAACGCGGCCGCGCGCGAGAGGGCGGCCGGCAGGGAggagcgcgccgccgtgcgcaTCCAAGCGTTCTACAGAGGATACTTG GCGAGGAGAGCCCTGCGCGCGCTACGTGGACTGGTGCGGCTGCAGGCGCTAGTCCGCGGCCACCAGGTGCGTCGACAGGTCCACCTCACCATGCGCTGCATGCAGGCGCTGGTTCGTGCGCAGGCCCGCGTCCGCGCCCACCGCCTCACTTCCCACGTCGCACTCCGAACCCACGAGGACGACCACGGCGAGCCGGCGGAGGTGGGACGTGCCAGGAGGAACAGCCaccacgtcgccggcggcggcgccggtggatACGCCTACGcgtgccctcctcctccgtcggaGGGAGCGTGGGACGCCGTCCCACTCCCGCGCGCCGAAGGCCGGCGATGGCACGACGACGCGGCGCTCAGGCGCGAGCTGGCCCCGCCCTACGCGTACGGTTACCAGGAACAG GTGCCGCGCGAGGTGCGAGACGAGCGCCGAGTCGGCTGGCAGTGGCTGGAGCACTGCATGGCCGGCGTGCAGCGGCCGCGCCACGTGCCGGAGGATCACCAGAGCGACCAGCTgcagcacgtcgccgccgcggagacGTCCTacgtgacggcggcggccacggacGGGGTGTCGGAGAAGACCGTGGAGATGGACGCGGGGAGGAAGCAGAGCCCCGCCAAGGACCTGTACCCGGTGCGCCCTCCGGCGGCTGTCCCGGGGTACATGGCGGCGACGCAGTCCGCGCGCGCCAAGGCCCGCATGGCGCCGGCGTCCGCCCCTGTCGTCGTCGCTCCGAGGGCGCAGGCGCACTCCCGGAGCCGGTCCAGCTCACTGGCGCTCGCCGGGGCCTCGACCGCCACCTCGGGCTGGAGCACGAACAAcaatggcagcggcggcggcggacgaacGGCTCAGCACAGAGCTGGGTATAGCCCGGAGTCGAGCTGCAGCGGCgaccggacgccgccgccgccgccgctgggcaGCCGGGGCAGAGCTGCTTATGCTTGA